The Onychomys torridus chromosome 9, mOncTor1.1, whole genome shotgun sequence genomic sequence atgtgtgtatgctaagCTCCATCACCAGCATTGTCCTGTCTAGATGAGGAAATGGGGGAGGTCCTGGGGAGTTAGTGACTTAGTGGGCAGCACGTGTCTGGCGAAGCCACTCCTAAGTTTGGCCAACTGAAAACAGTTAAGATATGTCactgttaatttaagttattctAACAGCTTATATGTTGTAGGTGATAATTTAAAGTATGTTAAATTGTGTTAGAACGCTTTTTGTAGTACAGAGAACATTAAATAGATATATTGATATCTAGAACAACAGATGGGAAGTGAGAAAATAGGTAAGAAGTGATTCTGTGTTCCATTTAATAGAGCTGTTTGACTTTAACAGCTTTCATGGACGTAtacttattaaatttaaaatgattttaaaatgctcTTAGACAGTATGACAGAATAATGGAACTATACAATAAtgtaattgtatatattttccaGTGAAGGCAAAGATGACACTGGTCATCTGCAAatggacaataataatagcaCAGACTTTATGGGGTCATTTCAAGGGTACAGTGTGATAATTCATGGAAGCACTTTGAAATTGAATGGCTGTTTCTTAGCTAAGCCAGTACACGTCTCGGCGAGTGGAGATGGATGGGAGCAAACCCTGTAGAAGTGTTGGCTCCTACAGCGCTCACTTCAAGTGACCCAGCACTCAGCACCTTTGTTCGCCAGTGCCAGTACTCATCCCGTTTGCTCCATTGGCTGTCGACTGGTTCAACTAGGAAATCATTTCTTTTTAGCTAAGATAGTTTTTCGAAACAAAATTGGAGTTTTATCCTCATTATACAGTTGACAGCCTCCTGCTTTAGCTTGctatgctgggattgtaggcatgtctGGCTTAaaaaatttaacttaattttggtTTTACCATCAACAGTTTGTTTAAACGGGATGTAAGTATCTCAGATGAGAGTCAAACTACCCTGTTTACTCATTCTGTCTCCCTTAGTACAGTCTTAGTATTGTTGGCCTTGAAAATCATCTTAATGATTTCAAACTCCTGAAGGGTGGGGACAGGAGTTCTGACATGAGGAATGCAACAAATGGGCATATATAATTCACCTTAATAACTACTGAGTGGTGGTAATATAATGATAAATCTAGTAGGAATTTATGTAAACATTATCTTTATATGATCATAGTTTCTCCTCAAGTTATTATCAGTAAAATAGTTTCTAAACtgcttttgcttatttgttttacaGAATGGGCTCCAAGGCCTGGTGGTATTAGTACAAGCAACCAGATTACTTACAGAAGGCTTCAATCATGATAATTTAGGAAGTCAAAATGTTTTAGGAGCCCTGAGGTGAAAGTGCACACCTTtcttcagcactctggaggtagaggcaggcggatctctgaggcCAGAATGGCTTtgccagccaggactatgcacagagaaactctatctttaaaaaaaagttttagatatGTTCAGTATAGacctaaactaaaaataaaaatgatcatgtCATATGTGTTAAGAAACTAAGGAGAAGCTATTCTCAAACTGGGAATGTACCTTTCTCTTGGTTAGAGTACTCTAAAGGTATATGTCATGGCAGTAGCTCTTGTCTAGTTGTCTAGGCAGTAACTGTCTGTAAAACATTAAGAAAGGAATGCTGTGACCTTGCTGTAAGTTTGAGACAAGCATTCACAACTGAGCAAAATTTTGCATAACATGTATCTACATAGATAAATAGCTGTATAACTATCTTCATGTACTCCTGTAAAGTTTTAGGACATTGAAAgttgtgagttaaaaaaaaaattcttttcaattttatccTGGCATGATCGCACACTAGacggcctgggaattgaacccggatcctctgaaacagcagtcagtgctcttaaccactgagccatctatctcctCTGTGGGTTAAAATTTAACATAAAGAAAAAGGTAGTGTGTTTTGGGCATTTTCCTATGGACAGgcattattttctttcactgtTGTATTCCAGATGCTCCTCACCAGTCCTACAAACTAGATAGTTTTACTCTTTGTTTCCTGAAGTTTCAGGTTGATCTCATGTGCTCATACACAATGCAAACTTTAGGTACATCACCAAAACCATTGTCTCCAAGTTTGACTTTGGCTCAGAGCTTTGAAAAAATGTGCTTCAAGAGGAATAGGACCAAAGTGCAAGGAGGGTCTGAGAATGCCTAGATAAAAAATAAGAAGCCTCTGCAATGCCAGACTAGCTTTCCCACTCAAGCCCACCTGCTCAGTCCTAACCTGCCTTCCGAAACCTGGGATTCTCCTCTTCTTAGGCAATGTAGTTCCTAACTGCATGTGGCCTGCCAACCTCCTGACCAGCCTCTTACAATGTAACCTGCATATTACCATTTGTATTGTTGGATTGCATTGTCTTCCTCATCTAGGCTCTAAGGTTCTGGTGTACCTATCCCCCAGGAGACATGAAATGGGAAGACTTTATTAGCATTCTTTCTTGTAGAACAGAATAACTCCCAAATTTTGAGTACTCTTCAGGTACTCAAATCAAAGTATATGTTTCTCCATCTTCTAGTCTGTCCTCCATTTTTTTATTGGCCCCTCTCTTGATAACCCCTTTTATTTGCTCTTATATATCATTCCAGGGTGTCTATGCAAATGCAAGCATATGTAAATATACTTCCACTTTTATTTGAATGACGGCATACTATACATTCTTTGTCTTTTATCTTAATTTATCTCTGTTTCCTCATTCTTGGTTTCCAGCTTAATAATTCTCCATCATGTTCTTATACCAAAAGTTAAACTTGTTCACCCACTTATAGACATTTGggatgtttttcatttattattaaaatgttaactGTGTAAATGACATATTGTTTAGTTCAACTACGTCTGATACTGCCTAATGAAACCTACATTAGAAATTTTGAGAAATATTAATAAAGAGCCACTCCAATCCCACCCTGACAGATTGCCCCCAACTTATCTGTAATGTGTACTCTTACCGACCACAGCCACCTCAGTGTATGTGTTGATGTGGATATTTCTGCACTGAGAGTGAAAGGCTTCCTATCCTCAGAATTTGCACCTACGTCTTGTGTACAAATTTTGCTCACACCTTTTGTACAagttcttgttgctatgacaatgaAAATAAGGGCCGCTAGTTTTTGTTAGTGTTTAATAGGAACAGTTTTAAAATACTGAAGTCAGGCTAGGCGTGCCATCACTCCTTTTAttccaacactccagaggcagaggttgagtgatctctgagttcaagaatgagttccagggcaaccaagactatagagagagactctgtctcaaaaaaaaaaaaaaaagaaaatgattttgaagCCTGTCATGGTACCTCACCTATAACTGCAATTTGCAGGCTGAGCAGAAGGATTGTTGTGAGTTGCAGGCTGACTGAACTACATACTTTCAGGGCAGCCTGAGCTGTGGAGGAAAATCAGGTTGGTGatttggtttatttggcttgtgaATGTTTTCCAAATTGGAGTACTGCATTCATATGTAAAGATGCATAGATCTTAAAGTGTGCGCCTGGGATGACCATAACACATAGTTTAAATTGTTTTAGTTACTGTCTGTTTTTTTGTCAGTGCCTCTCGCTTAGCTAGTTGAAAACAGGTGTTTTCAAAAGTAATTCTCTTATCAGTTATTGGCTTAGCCTTTCTGTTGTACTGAAAATTTCAACAACCCATAGAATGCCAATTCTGAGGGCAGAGTTTCACCTGTGACCTCATCCCTTGGAACAGTGCCAGACATACCATAGACAATCACttttctgtggggaaaaaaaaagacatttttaattatgGCAAGATGCAAATAAATTTACCAATTTTACCTTCTTGCTTTTAAGTGTCAGCCCAGCTGGTGGCATTAAATATACTTGTATTTCAGTAGTTTCCTTTAGAATGATCGAATGAGTGGTGATACTGGTTGTCGAGAATTACTCAGAACAAAATGTTGTTTTAATTCTCACTTACCCTTTTTTCCTCTAGACGAAGTCATTCGGAAGCGTCTGCTGATTGATGGAGATGGTGCTGGGGATGATCGGAGAATTAATCTCCTTGTGAAAAGCTTCATTAAATGGTGCAACTCTGGATCCCAAGAGGAAGGGTACTTTTTCCACTGCTGTTTCTGGACCAGTGTCCCGGGGGAGTTTTGTGAAGGCCATATGAAGTGGTTCTGTTCACCATCTCTGTCCAGTGCAGCCACTCCTTGATTGATCAAAAGCATTCCTTTACATGTGGAAAGCTCAgtagtcaaagaagaaataaagattcAATGCAGGCTTCATAATTTGATGCTTTTCACAAATCAGTATTTGCTTAGTATCTCTAAGGGAAGGTTTCTCTTTTGTTAATAAATAAGTTAAGAATATATAAGTTGCTGCAAAATGATTACATATCAATTTTAGGAAGTTTTTTCTGGATTTTCTTTCAGCTTAAATGACTGTATAGAGTAGGAAAGTTGTGACAAGACCAGAATTTTGAAGAAAACTCCTAATCACAATATTGTTAAGGGTCACTTGGCCTGAGCCTGTGTCAAGGAAAGCAGTCGTCTTATCTTGCCTTTGCAACCAGAGCAGGCTATAGTATAGGTTCAAGCACACCATAGCTGGCAAAGCAAATAGTAAGGGCAGATGTTCTAAGCTATTATAATAAGTCAAATAAACGTCAGAACTTGGTTTGTATAGATTAcagttttttattctctctctttttcattagATATAGCCAGTACCAACGTATGTTGAGCACTCTGTCTCAATGCGAATTTTCAATGGGCAAAACTTTGCTGGTATATGATATGAATCtcagagaaatggaaaattatgaaaaaatatacaaagaaataggtaaataatctttctttgtataattttttGTGTGGTTTGAAGGAAAAGCTATCTGATAATACCTGCATTGTAGTAAAACTGTCTAGGTAATTACAGTGGTAAGAAAGGATCTGACAAATGGCAGCTGCCACAGTGTCATGTGTTAATGGAGCACTGTGTGTTGTAGAATGTCAGTGTCTATTGTGGTATCTGTGGAACTTGTACTTAAAAGCACAGATTATACATGTTATTATAATTACCTTCTTAAAACTACCTTTTTGTATAGAATGTAGTATTGCGGGAGCACATGAAAAAATTGCTGAGTGTAAAAAGCAAATTCTTCAAGCAAAGCGAATACGGAAAAATCGACAAGGTGAGAAGGATTTGAAGGACTTTGTGCAGATACTTTATTCCCAAGTACAATTTCCATGAAGTTTTTAATATTGAAAAGTAAAATCTGCAGTGTGAATCAGTTTATAAACAATGACTCAATTACATTTAATTCTTAAAACTCTGTTACTTAAAATAGACAACGCAAGGTATgctgaaaaatatttcattttgctaAATTTTATTCGTTGCCCAAgtatttctcagatttttttttttctgtcttcagatCCTTTTTCCTAAGCACTGTTATGATTAATCTGCAAAGGTGAGCTCTATGACAGATTGAGGTGTTTATttgctagtttgtttgtttattttggtttttcaaggcagggtttctctagctttggagcctgtcctggactagctctgtagaccaggccagcctcgaactcacagagacccacctgcctctgcctcctgagtgctgggattacaggtgtgcagctaccaccgcccggctatttgcTAGTTTAATGAAgctactttctttttgtttttttgagacagggtttctctgtgtagttttggtacctgttctggatctcattctgtaaactgggctggcctcgaacacacagagatcgcttggctctgcctcctgagtgctgggattaaaggtgtgcgccaccgccacccggctgaAGCTACTTTCAAAAAATGGAAGAGAATGTAAACATTTTGTTAAGCACAAAGCAAGCAACATTATCTACAAAATTACCTAGTAGAAAAGTTCAAGTATAGGGGGTAGGAAAGTTGACCCATTAGacaaaagcacttgccaccatgcATGGccatctgagtttgagccccaagacccacatggtagaaggagagagctgagtcCCTCTCTATGTCATAGCATCCCACATACATAAGTACACTAGAGTAAAATAgaataaatgtgaatatttttaaagatagactAAAGTTcagggggttttttgtttttgttttttgagacagggtttctctgtgtagctttgcacctttcctggaacccactctgtagcccaggctggccttgaactcacagagatccacctggctctgcctaaaGTTTAGTTATATTCTAATGTCTTGTCTTTTAAAGTTAGAATCGTCTTCATCTGgttcataaaatatttgaaaataattttaattttgtgtatgtgtctatgtacacatgagtgcaggtgcctatggaggccacaAGTGGCCATCTTATCTCTGGAGttgaggcagttgtgagctgaacATGAActgagaactgaatttgggtGAAATAACAGtatatgttcttaactgctgagctgtctttctagcctcagaaattatttttgatgGCAGGAACATTGATCCTCCCATTATATAAGTtggaagaagtaaaaataaagagcaatatttAAACTGTCCTTGGTGGTACATACTTGAAATTTCATCACttggctaaggcaagaggattacaaATTCTAGATAAGTCTGGGTCTAGTGGAAACTTaatgatacatagatagatagatagatagatagatagatagatagatagatagatagatagaaaagaatagacagacatatacatacatacatacatgcatgcatagatGGATGATAACCATAACTATGACAGCATTGTGAAAAActaaatggaaatagaaaatattgttagttatttggtgatGGTGAGGTTTTGTGGCTTTGagtcttcatttctattttgttttatactgaaaaatatattgttttgtaATGCAAAAAGATTAGAATAAAATCAGTCTTACTGAATTAATATACTGTGTTCCAAAACAACGAGTTGCATGTTTTAGTGAGCTAGTCAGTCAGTACCTTATCACTGTCACCActacctcccttttcttttcctgagacaggatttctctgtgtagctctggctatcctggaactcactttgtagaccaggctggcctcaaactcagagatcctcctgcctctgcctcccgtgtgctgggactagaattgtgcaccaccactgctcggcttttAATCCCCCCTTTTAATAAGTGGTTTTTGCATCTATTTATAGGATGTGTGGTGAAGTTTCAGTGGCTAATTTATAGTAAATATACCAGCTTACAAAATAATATCAATTCTAAgtgatttaaaatgtttgtacAGTTTTTGaacaagttttaaaattaatttataattttataataaaggtGAGCAGAAGATACATGATTTAATAATGTACAGATTTCAGTGGAGCAGAAAtaataacatgaattttaaataacTTCAGTTTCTGAAATTTCTAACATTAGAATGATCTAGATACTAGATCATAGTAGTTTTCATCCTTTCTAAcactaacactgtgacccttatGTTTTGGTACCCCCAacgataaaattatttcattgccattcataactgtaattttgctagttataaATCGTAGTgtaaaaatatctgatatgccaccctcaaaggggttgagacccataGGTTGAGCATCCCTGGTCTAAAAGGATGTATTTTCCTCAGTGttttttctatgtgtttgtttgtttggatgagGGTGGTTAATAAGGTCCTTTCCAAATCAGTCATTCAGTGGTGATACCAAGTTCATTTATACTGCTGCCAACCTCTTATATTTTGTCATACAAATGGAAAACCAGAAGTGAGAGAGATAAAATCCCTGTTTGGAACACTGATAAGTTATATGAGATTGTGATCATGATTGAATTAAGGAAGTTGTCAATACTCTCCATCACcatcatcttttattttatttacttacttatttatttattgttttttgagacaggttctctatgtaacatcctggctgtcctggaatgtgctttatagaccaggctagccttgaactaatatagatccaccagcctctgctccccagtgctttgtagaccaggctggccttgaactaacatagatccaccagcctctgcctccccagtgctttgtagaccaggctagccttgaactaacatagacccaccagcctctgcctccccagtgctttgtagaccaggctggccttgaactaacatagacccaccagcctctgcctcccagtgcttaCGCCTCCAAGCCTGGCTCATTAttgtcatttctttatttatttaggaaagagaatatttttcatttatgcattttgtttgattaatttggcaaatatttttgtgtctttcagAATATGATGCTTTGGCGAAAGTGATTCAGCATCATCCAGACAGGCATGAGACATTAAAGTAAGTTTAGAGCGTCATCGGGAGCTGTTTGTACAGATGAAGATCCACTCTGCATATTCCGTTTCAGATAAGCACACGGCGTCCATCACAAGGAAGGGCCGGTCATGTTTTCAGTGTTCTGTATTCTTAGGCTGCTTGACTAGATTCTCGTCTCTCTTCAGTGGCACTACCTCAGGAAATGGATATGTGTACTCTATTCTAGTGCGATAACAGAACACTGAATACCAATACAAACTATGCtagatacacatttttaaaagagctcAAGACAGTAAAACAGACAGTGAAAGAATTTCAATTTATGAAACATACATCTCATTTATGAAAATTAGAAACTCCCTCTCAAATGTTATTTACTAATACTGTATATTATTCATAGATACAAATAGATGTATCTAAAAGAAATTACAATGATACATGGAGTATCTGATTGGGAAGTGGAACAGAGAAATAGGTATGAGATAGAAAAGACTGAGTGAGAGTCAGGTTCATAGAGGAGTTAGTTAACTggctgaatttttctttctttaccaaaatagaaactgaagttGGTGTGCAAAATATATCTGTTCATGGGTTTGATTCTATATAACTATATTttcatgtcattttaaaatttgtatcttAAAGTATAGTTGTAATAAATACAGTAGAGTTTAGGAGATCAGAAATCATTCTCAGTTTCTAAAATCTTACTA encodes the following:
- the Thoc7 gene encoding THO complex subunit 7 homolog isoform X3 codes for the protein MGAVTDDEVIRKRLLIDGDGAGDDRRINLLVKSFIKWCNSGSQEEGYSQYQRMLSTLSQCEFSMGKTLLVYDMNLREMENYEKIYKEIECSIAGAHEKIAECKKQILQAKRIRKNRQEYDALAKVIQHHPDRHETLKELEALGKELEHLSHIKESVEDKLELRRKQFHVLLSTIHELQQTLENDDKLSEVDEAQESTMEADPKP